A genome region from Brassica oleracea var. oleracea cultivar TO1000 chromosome C2, BOL, whole genome shotgun sequence includes the following:
- the LOC106322747 gene encoding uncharacterized protein LOC106322747 — MEKLSSAAVVPQLLRNVIIAVVVFADESLLQISANSKLLEKLRLFLVACFLFFLRSIPSVVSFANSNPTRGYTFAAEKKNKKLEIGDCASESGIGRAIWQLLSAMNEIPVNSRKYEVVRSLAERLIDENHGQNSLALFDLNRRVLNASFRRTLGRLEAAVERNRSGPVRSGLNRVVRAAVRVVGDGFNSWGGEETVDQSAETAEKLAAELLWLAEKMAGYGFVDEAVEKWASASNLAWLALWSEPRLQCSMVQISALLFKEAAAGEEKWKDVKKKMLVSWLPLLCRASNGADKPVLRSAERAELEKVLEKMISELGEEEQEQVLSLWLHHYTACSSSDWPDLNGSYVRWCHSSRQLLLLDCDDSQTKRLTN, encoded by the exons ATGGAAAAGCTGTCGTCAGCCGCCGTAGTTCCTCAGCTCCTCCGCAACGTAATCATCGCCGTCGTCGTTTTCGCCGACGAATCTCTCCTCCAAATCTCCGCAAACTCCAAGCTCCTCGAGAAGCTCCGCCTGTTCCTCGTCGCATGCTTCCTCTTCTTCCTACGCTCGATTCCTTCCGTCGTCTCCTTCGCAAACTCCAATCCGACGAGAGGCTACACCTTCGCGGCGGAGAAGAAGAATAAGAAGCTCGAGATCGGAGACTGCGCGTCGGAATCGGGAATCGGTCGTGCGATATGGCAGCTGCTCTCGGCTATGAACGAAATCCCGGTGAATTCTAGAAAGTACGAAGTCGTTAGGTCCTTGGCGGAGAGACTAATCGACGAGAATCACGGACAAAACTCGTTGGCCTTGTTTGACTTGAACCGTAGGGTGTTAAACGCGTCGTTTCGTAGAACTCTAGGCCGGTTAGAGGCGGCGGTTGAGAGGAACCGGAGTGGACCGGTACGAAGTGGGTTAAACCGGGTAGTTAGAGCCGCGGTTAGAGTTGTTGGAGATGGATTTAATAGTTGGGGTGGGGAGGAGACGGTGGATCAGTCGGCGGAAACGGCGGAGAAGCTGGCGGCGGAGCTGCTTTGGTTGGCGGAGAAGATGGCGGGTTATGGATTCGTTGATGAAGCCGTTGAGAAATGGGCTTCGGCTTCTAACTTGGCTTGGCTTGCTCTTTGGTCTGAACCAAGACTTCAATGTTCTATGGTCCAAATTTCAG CCTTGTTGTTTAAGGAAGCCGCAGCAGGAGAAGAGAAGTGGAAAGATGTAAAGAAGAAGATGCTTGTCTCGTGGCTTCCGTTGCTGTGTCGGGCAAGCAATGGAGCGGATAAACCGGTTTTGAGAAGCGCGGAAAGAGCAGAGCTGGAGAAAGTGTTGGAGAAGATGATATCAGAGCTGGGAGAAGAGGAGCAAGAACAAGTTCTATCACTTTGGCTTCACCATTACACAGCCTGCTCTTCCTCTGACTGGCCTGACCTCAATGGCTCGTATGTTCGTTGGTGTCATTCTTCTCGCCAACTTTTGCTTTTGGACTGTGATGATTCACAAACCAAAAGGCTAACTAATTAG
- the LOC106325572 gene encoding endoglucanase 21-like: protein MEDEEAILFDSEAFERMKKEWVLRPTTQSPRRRCCGLKKRVLWTLGVVSIVILTAVLAKKLPRQEKQPQPPQEPYINALRKALMFFNAQRSGALPKDNNVTWRGMSCMQDGVWPANFHANLSGGYFDGGDAVKSNFPTSFAMTLISWSVIEYGSKYQSAGELEHVQGVIKWGTDYFLSTFLSEHDTINSMVSQIGSRGSGGVPDDDFCWMRPEDIDYPRPVKLCLNDCPHLAAEMSAALASASIVFKDDRDYSKKLVHGAKTLYNFSESMSRKDSNSRSSTYWDEMLWGGAWLYYATGDADYLARVTSRDLAERAGAFSSSNADYGVFGWESKLLGAQLLLTRLRILLGPGYPYEGMLREFHNQTGVVMCSYLPNFRKFRRSKGGLIRLSQGHLQPLQDVANAAFLAALYSDYLEASSTPGWYCGPSFYTLKNLRDFSKSQMDYILGRNPRNLSYVVGFGERYPSQVHHRGASIPAHKKESCKGGWRWKDSNMDNPNIIQGALVAATDKDDGFQDVRTSSNYTEPTLVGNAGLVVALVALGGGGTLDKNGIFSAVQSFSPPSPPPPAPWTP, encoded by the exons ATGGAAGATGAAGAAGCTATCTTGTTCGACTCGGAAGCATTCGAACGGATGAAAAAGGAGTGGGTCTTGCGGCCAACTACACAGTCCCCGAGAAGGAGATGCTGCGGGCTGAAGAAGAGAGTGCTGTGGACGCTAGGCGTCGTGAGTATAGTGATACTCACGGCGGTTCTAGCGAAGAAGCTTCCGCGGCAGGAGAAGCAACCGCAGCCGCCTCAGGAGCCTTACATCAACGCCTTGAGAAAGGCGTTGATGTTTTTCAACGCGCAGAGAT CTGGTGCATTGCCCAAAGACAACAACGTTACATGGAGAGGTATGTCTTGCATGCAAGACGGTGTTTGGCCAGCGAATTTTCACGCAAACCTTTCTGGAGGCTATTTTGATGGAGGGGATGCTGTCAAGTCAAACTTCCCCACTTCTTTCGCGATGACCCTCATCAGCTGGAGTGTGATTGAGTACGGCTCCAAGTACCAATCCGCTGGAGAACTGGAACATGTTCAAGGTGTCATCAAGTGGGGAACTGACTACTTCCTAAGCACCTTCCTTAGTGAACATGATACAATCAACTCAATGGTGTCACAG ATTGGATCACGAGGAAGTGGTGGTGTGCCTGATGACGACTTCTGTTGGATGCGTCCTGAGGACATTGATTATCCAAGGCCTGTAAAGCTATGTCTCAACGACTGTCCGCATCTTGCGGCAGAGATGTCAGCGGCTCTAGCTTCAGCATCCATTGTGTTCAAGGACGACAGGGATTACTCAAAGAAGCTTGTTCACGGGGCCAAGACACTCTACAATTTTTCAGAGTCCATGAGCAGAAAAGATTCTAACTCGAGGAGCAGCACGTACTGGGATGAGATGTTGTGGGGGGGAGCTTGGTTGTACTATGCAACTGGAGACGCAGACTACCTTGCGCGTGTAACCAGTCGCGACTTGGCTGAGAGAGCCGGTGCCTTCTCCTCCTCTAACGCCGATTATGGAGTTTTCGGCTGGGAAAGCAAGCTTCTAGGAGCTCAG TTGTTGTTGACGAGGTTGAGGATCTTGCTGGGTCCGGGGTATCCATATGAAGGGATGCTCCGAGAATTCCATAACCAAACAGGAGTGGTTATGTGCTCTTATCTGCCCAATTTCAGAAAATTTAGGAGAAGCAAAG GAGGTTTGATCAGGCTTAGCCAGGGCCATCTACAGCCACTTCAGGATGTTGCTAATGCTGCTTTCTTAGCCGCTCTATACAGTGATTACCTCGAGGCTTCTTCTACTCCTGGATGGTACTGTGGTCCGAGTTTTTACACTCTCAAGAACCTTCGGGATTTCTCCAAATCACAG ATGGACTACATCCTTGGTAGAAACCCTCGAAACCTTAGCTATGTTGTGGGTTTCGGGGAGCGTTATCCTTCACAGGTCCATCACCGTGGAGCTTCCATTCCAGCACATAAGAAGGAGAGTTGCAAAGGAGGCTGGAGATGGAAAGACTCGAACATGGATAATCCCAACATAATCCAAGGAGCCTTGGTTGCTGCAACTGACAAGGATGACGGCTTCCAAGATGTCCGGACCAGCTCCAACTACACCGAGCCCACTCTAGTTGGCAACGCCGGTCTTGTTGTGGCTCTCGTTGCGTTGGGAGGAGGAGGAACCTTGGACAAGAACGGCATCTTCTCCGCTGTACAGTCCTTCAGCCCACCGTCACCACCACCACCCGCACCTTGGACCCCTTAG